A section of the Oncorhynchus nerka isolate Pitt River linkage group LG3, Oner_Uvic_2.0, whole genome shotgun sequence genome encodes:
- the LOC115112098 gene encoding gap junction alpha-3 protein, translating to MGDWSFLGRLLENAQEHSTVIGKVWLTVLFIFRILVLGAAAEDVWGDEQSDFTCNTQQPGCENVCYDEAFPISHIRFWVLQIIFVSTPTLIYLGHVLHIVRMEEKRKEKEEELRKANRLQEEKELLYNEGGDAGGGGGGKKEKPPIRDEHGKIRIRGALLRTYVFNIIFKTLFEVGFLLGQYLLYGFQLRPLYKCARWPCPNTVDCFISRPTEKTIFIIFMLVVACVSLLLNLLEIYHLGWKKVKQGMATPDHVLLPRSDGVGPESITSAPRTALPNLSYPPTYTDVTAGSGAFLRPKVEASPAEFKMDPLQEGPLSSYYMSSNNNQRLTTQQNWANLATEQQTREMKATSPSSSPSSAPSSTPSSDSKQQPCNAAPPTTSPSSSSSGGSLSEGNVDQEEGHVTTTVEMHEPPVMVTDPRRLSRASKSSSIRARPNDLAV from the coding sequence ATGGGTGACTGGAGCTTTCTGGGGCGTCTGTTGGAGAATGCACAGGAACACTCAACAGTAATCGGCAAGGTCTGGCTGACTGTCCTCTTCATCTTTAGGATCCTGGTGCTGGGAGCGGCAGCCGAGGACGTGTGGGGCGACGAGCAGTCTGACTTCACCTGCAACACACAGCAGCCTGGGTGTGAGAACGTCTGCTATGATGAGGCTTTCCCCATCTCGCACATCCGCTTCTGGGTGCTGCAGATCATCTTTGTGTCCACGCCCACCCTCATCTACCTGGGTCACGTACTGCACATCGTCCGCATGGAGGAGAAGcggaaagagaaggaggaggagctgCGAAAGGCCAACAGACTCCAGGAGGAAAAGGAACTCCTTTACAATGAAGGAGGGGatgcagggggagggggaggtggtaAAAAAGAGAAGCCACCTATCAGGGATGAGCATGGCAAGATCCGCATTAGGGGTGCCCTGTTGCGCACCTATGTGTTCAACATCATTTTCAAGACCCTTTTTGAAGTGGGGTTCCTTTTAGGTCAATATTTACTTTATGGCTTCCAGCTGAGGCCGCTATACAAGTGTGCACGGTGGCCTTGCCCCAACACTGTGGACTGCTTCATATCTAGGCCCACTGAAAAGACGATTTTCATCATATTTATGCTTGTGGTGGCTTGCGTGTCTCTTTTGCTGAATTTGTTAGAGATCTATCACCTTGGGTGGAAGAAAGTTAAACAGGGAATGGCCACCCCTGATCATGTGTTGTTGCCCCGCTCTGATGGTGTGGGGCCGGAGTCCATAACTTCTGCCCCCAGAACTGCCCTTCCCAACCTCAGCTACCCACCGACGTACACGGACGTGACAGCTGGGAGTGGTGCGTTCCTGCGGCCCAAGGTAGAGGCCTCCCCGGCAGAGTTCAAGATGGACCCCCTGCAGGAGGGGCCCTTGTCCTCCTACTACATGagcagcaacaacaaccaaaGGCTGACCACGCAGCAGAACTGGGCCAACCTGGCCACCGAGCAGCAGACTCGGGAGATGAAGGccacatccccctcctcctccccttcctctgccccttcctccaccccctcctctgaTAGTAAGCAGCAGCCTTGTAATGCTGCTCCCCCCAccaccagccccagctccagctccagtGGGGGCAGTTTGAGTGAGGGGAATGTTGATCAGGAGGAAGGCCATGTCACCACCACAGTGGAAATGCATGAGCCCCCCGTCATGGTCACAGACCCTCGCCGGCTCAGCAGGGCCAGCAagagcagcagcatcagagccaGGCCCAACGACTTGGCAGTATAG